In a single window of the Flavivirga spongiicola genome:
- a CDS encoding PI-PLC domain-containing protein — protein sequence MGKYFNWKGKGIMPVEEKRILNNMVKTIHEQGRILRFWDNPEITSEYGENFWETVLNEGVDMLSTDLPKEIKAFFNN from the coding sequence ATGGGAAAGTACTTTAATTGGAAAGGGAAAGGGATCATGCCTGTTGAAGAAAAAAGAATATTAAATAATATGGTGAAAACCATTCATGAACAAGGTAGGATACTACGTTTTTGGGATAATCCAGAAATTACTTCTGAATATGGAGAAAATTTTTGGGAAACTGTTTTAAATGAGGGTGTAGATATGCTAAGTACCGATCTTCCAAAAGAAATAAAAGCATTTTTTAATAACTAA